From Spodoptera frugiperda isolate SF20-4 chromosome 27, AGI-APGP_CSIRO_Sfru_2.0, whole genome shotgun sequence, a single genomic window includes:
- the LOC118263729 gene encoding helicase POLQ-like, which produces MTMASLDNIKDTSTPKRRRMGTGRIFRSSLNKSKQNNDLLMGFSPVMIPKHNDVENNAPDRCDSPLLPCNQVEFRSICDSENNSSICDIPPSPDVLPASVGNEWESLNICTSHINEIDEISTEDRNNQVLSEFIEDISDDMFQSKLEQSHIKEIDKKFTDNIEKSFDMVNQSISNLDEVMKSKSLLFETRDSFLLDVKEDPTQHIQSNQNVKKKEEVKVENTFYGLPMIAKGLFKTYRNIEKFYEWQEECLNLEAIRERRNLIYALPTSGGKTLVAEVLMLREVLNRKKNALFILPFVAIVQEKIWALSTFAVQLDFLVEEYAAGKGHIPPKKRRKKNSIYIATIEKGLALIRSLIELDRLHEIGLIVVDELHLIGESGRGGTLETLLTTVIFTNKDIQIVGMSATIGNLHEIAQFLRADVFQRQFRPVELTEYVKLGDMLHKIVWGSEGVEIVPDRALSYNYSAAATSLDPDLIGGLVSEVVPKGSVLVFCPTKRNCENVTTLLCKLQRREMVSHKAAERQALESALRAEGANSDLAQAVRYGIAYHHAGLASDERSLLEQAYRSGTISVLCCTSTLAAGVNLPAQRVIVRAPHVGREFLTLGAYRQMVGRAGRAGVCDTGESIVICGASVWPQLQTVLRGGLAAARSALRRGAQGPGGPPSGALSGLLLSGVALRLACTRARMRDFLACTLLAVTGDDSCSPSDINSILDETLRSLLQSGAIEVVRGERGQASRGEGDTSHVAVQECRVYNDTQLAVSALGSAAIKACMDLTAAEQFLVDLDQASKSLVVMGSLHLLYLVTPQDAASIKPDYAHYYSLYSALDEEGIQTAKVLGITEQNAIRMMTGKPITNVSEKVLCRFYLAMMLHDLWKQVPFPAVAHKYNIPRGTVQSVLSSASSAAVSGARLCAALESRWAGAALLAELAPRLQHAAAPELTQLMDLPNVKKARALQLSRAGYKRVEDVARAAVDDLTAAVAHLSRTAAAQLVSAARMILIEKVENLRAEAEDVMDELNS; this is translated from the exons atgacaaTGGCCTCCTTAGATAATATAAAAGATACTTCAACACCGAAACGCCGACGAATGGGCACTGGAAGAATATTTCGATCAAGTTTGAATAAAAGTAAGCAAAACAATGATTTACTAATGGGCTTTAGTCCAGTAATGATACCCAAACATAACGATGTTGAGAACAATGCACCAGACAGATGTGATTCTCCGCTTTTGCCGTGCAATCAAGTTGAATTTAGAAGTATTTGTGATTCGGAAAACAACAGTTCAATCTGTGATATTCCGCCTTCCCCGGATGTCTTACCGGCTTCAGTTGGAAATGAATGGGAGTCATTAAATATATGTACTAGTCATATAAATGAAATTGATGAAATAAGTACTGAAGATAGAAATAATCAAGTATTATCAGAATTTATAGAAGATATATCCGATGACATGTTCCAATCGAAATTGGAACAATCTCACATAAAAGAGATCGATAAAAAATTCACAGACAATATTGAAAAGAGTTTTGATATGGTAAATCAATCGATAAGTAATCTTGATGAAGTTATGAAGAGTAAAAGTTTGTTATTTGAAACAAGAGACTCATTTCTACTTGATGTGAAAGAAGATCCTACTCAGCACATACAATCTAATCAGAATGTTAAGAAAAAGGAAGAAGTAAAAGTGGAAAACACTTTTTATGGTTTGCCTATGATTGCTAAAGGATTGTTTAAAACTTATAGGAATATAGAGAAATTTTATG AGTGGCAAGAAGAATGTTTGAACTTGGAGGCAATACGTGAGAGAAGGAACTTGATCTATGCTCTGCCGACAAGTGGGGGCAAGACCCTTGTAGCCGAGGTGCTCATGCTGCGGGAAGTACTTAATAGAAAGAAGAATGCCTTGTTCATATTGCCTTTTGTGGCTATTGTGCAAGAAAAG atATGGGCTTTATCAACATTTGCTGTACAACTGGACTTTTTAGTTGAAGAGTATGCAGCAGGCAAAGGGCACATACCGCCTAAAAAGAGACGGAAAAAGAACAGCATATACATAGCAACTATTGAGAAAGGCCTGGCTTTAATCAGGAGTTTGATTGAATTAGATAGACTACATGAAATTGGACTTATTGTG GTAGACGAACTACATTTGATTGGGGAGAGTGGTCGCGGCGGAACGTTGGAAACATTATTAACGACTGTAATTTTCACCAACA AGGACATCCAGATAGTGGGTATGAGTGCCACAATAGGCAACTTGCACGAGATCGCTCAGTTCCTCCGAGCCGACGTGTTCCAGCGCCAGTTCCGCCCGGTGGAGCTGACCGAGTACGTCAAGTTGGGGGATATGCTGCACAAGATCGTGTGGGGATCTGAGGGCGTGGAGATTGTACCGGATAGAGCGCTTTCTTATAAT TACTCAGCAGCAGCAACGTCCCTAGACCCTGATCTTATCGGCGGCCTGGTCTCTGAGGTGGTGCCTAAAGGCTCTGTCCTCGTATTTTGTCCAACGAAACGCAACTGTGAGAACGTTACCACTTTATTATGCAAGTTGCAAAGACG TGAGATGGTATCCCACAAAGCAGCTGAGCGTCAAGCGCTTGAAAGTGCTTTAAGAGCTGAAGGGGCCAACTCTGATCTTGCTCAAGCAGTGCGGTATGGAATCGCTTACCACCACGCTGGACTTGCAAGCGACGAGCGGTCGCTATTGGAACAGGCTTATAG GTCAGGTACAATATCAGTGCTATGCTGTACATCGACGCTGGCGGCGGGCGTGAACCTGCCGGCGCAGCGCGTCATCGTCCGCGCGCCGCACGTGGGCCGCGAGTTCCTCACGCTCGGCGCCTACCGACAGATGGTGGGCCGCGCCGGCCGCGCGGGGGTCTGTGATACtg GTGAAAGTATAGTGATATGTGGAGCCAGTGTATGGCCACAACTACAAACCGTGTTACGCGGGGGCCTGGCGGCGGCCCGCAGTGCACTACGTCGCGGGGCCCAGGGGCCCGGGGGCCCACCCAGCGGGGCCCTGTCAGGGCTGCTACTGAGCGGTGTAGCGTTACGCCTGGCGTGTACTCGCGCACGCATGCGTGACTTCCTGGCTTGTACGCTACTGGCTGTCACCGGTGATGACTCTTGCAG TCCCTCAGATATAAACTCGATACTGGATGAAACACTACGCTCCCTCCTACAATCCGGCGCAATAGAGGTGGTGAGGGGGGAGAGGGGACAGGCGTCGCGGGGGGAGGGGGACACGTCACATGTAGCAGTGCAGGAGTGTCGCGTGTATAATGATACTCAGCTAGCTGTCAGTGCATTGGGGAGTGCTGCTATTAAAG CTTGCATGGACCTGACAGCAGCAGAGCAGTTCCTGGTAGACTTGGATCAAGCCTCCAAGAGCTTGGTGGTGATGGGCAGCCTACATCTGTTGTACCTGGTGACGCCGCAAGATGCTGCATCCATCAAACCGGACTACGCCCATTATTATTCTTTG TATTCCGCTTTAGACGAAGAAGGTATACAGACTGCGAAAGTATTAGGAATCACTGAACAAAACGCTATCCGCATGATGACTGGAAAACCTATTACA aACGTGTCTGAGAAAGTGTTGTGTCGGTTCTACTTGGCTATGATGTTACATGACTTGTGGAAACAGGTGCCTTTTCCTGCCGTGGCTCATAA ATACAACATCCCCCGCGGCACGGTGCAGTCGGTGCTGTCGTCGGCGTCTAGCGCTGCAGTGAGCGGGGCGCGTCTGTGCGCGGCGCTGGAGTCGCGCTGGGCGGGCGCCGCGCTGCTGGCCGAGCTGGCGCCCAGGTTGCAGCACGCCGCCGCGCCGGAACTCACGCAGCTCATGGACTTGCCCAATGTTAAGAAG GCGCGTGCGCTGCAGTTGTCCCGCGCGGGGTACAAGCGCGTGGAGGACGTGGCGCGCGCCGCCGTGGACGACCTCACCGCCGCCGTCGCACACCTCTCCCGCACCGCCGCCGCGCAGCTCGTCAGCGCCGCAAGG ATGATACTCATTGAAAAAGTGGAGAATCTTCGAGCAGAAGCTGAGGATGTCATGGATGAGCTTAATTCTTGA
- the LOC118263454 gene encoding uncharacterized protein LOC118263454 yields MFKIPAWEDDVPKSDAIALPIMQKVKKKEKSTPDKKEQPKVVNNVKEKNNKVKANGPKKAAQKRKIEQNPTNKTKKETTPNKKRKKIEDDVEIPESQNFDEVLLNAGKKKLNQVIEKDDKEDVLFSEKKQKRNKKKKTTNGLSNQSDKNSNSKIVKNQNNKGNSEVTETIEIVDRKKARFKQLLEKSSSLRRPINTTSTGNKLRDRMLERLKAAQFRYLNEKLYTSSGSEAQQLFQNDPNAFETYHQGYQLQVKKWPVNPLDVIIKKIMKMPKTHTIADLGCGEAALSRRVPHKVRSFDLVATAPGVEACDMARTPLLSASMDVTVYCLALMGTDLTQYLLEANRVLKMGGHLLIAEVESRFDKVEDFAKEVERLGFKLKQLDKSNKVFYFMEFTKIRDPPVKKAKLPALTLKPCLYKRR; encoded by the exons atgtttaaaataccaGCCTGGGAAGATGATGTCCCTAAAAGTGATGCCATTGCCCTGCCAATAATGCAAAAAGTTAAG aAAAAAGAAAAGTCCACACCAGACAAAAAGGAACAACCTAAAGTAGTTAATAATGTTAAAGAAAAGAATAACAAAGTCAAAGCTAATGGCCCTAAAAAGGCAGCACAAAAACGGAAGATTGAACAAAATCCAACCAATAAGactaaaaaagaaacaacaccAAACAAAAAGCGGAAAAAAATAGAAGACGATGTTGAAATCCCTGAATCACAGAACTTTGACGAAGTACTACTAAATGCTGGCAAGAAAAAGTTAAACCAAGTCATTGAAAAAGATGACAAAGAAGATGTATTGTTTTCTGAAAAGAAacagaagagaaataaaaagaaaaagacaaCAAACGGCCTCAGTAACCAAAGTGATAAAAATTCAAACTCAAAGATAGTAAAAAATCAGAATAATAAGGGAAATAGTGAAGTTACAGAGACTATTGAAATTGTTGATAGGAAAAAAGCAAGATTTAAACAATTGTTAGAAAAAAGTAGCAGTCTTCGAAGACCTATTAACACAACTAGCACTGGAAACAAGCTGAGAGATAGAATGCTGGAGAGATTAAAAG CTGCTCAATTCCGTTACTTAAATGAGAAGCTATACACATCATCAGGGTCTGAAGCCCAGCAGTTGTTCCAAAATGATCCGAATGCCTTTGAGACATATCACCAAGGATATCAGCTACAAGTCAAGAAGTGGCCTGTCAATCCACTTGatgttattattaagaaaattatgaaaat GCCCAAAACCCATACAATAGCAGACTTAGGTTGCGGAGAAGCAGCATTGTCGCGGCGAGTGCCTCACAAGGTGCGCTCCTTCGACCTGGTGGCCACTGCACCGGGAGTGGAGGCCTGTGACATGGCACGGACGCCATTACTGTCTGCCTCCATGGACGTCACTGTCTACTGCCTCGCTCTGATGGGCACTGACTTAACTCAGTACCTGCTTGAAGCTAATCGTGTGTTAAAGATGGG AGGCCATCTTCTAATAGCAGAAGTAGAAAGTCGTTTCGACAAAGTGGAGGACTTTGCGAAGGAAGTAGAGAGACTTGGCTTCAAGCTGAAACAATTGGATAAGAGTAATAAAGTATTCTACTTCATGGAGTTCACGAAGATCAGAGACCCGCCCGTGAAGAAGGCTAAACTACCGGCTTTGACGTTGAAACCATGTTTATATAAAAGACGAtaa
- the LOC118263845 gene encoding beta-1,4-glucuronyltransferase 1, translating into MGIRNKGRDWRFQWSMVMIAAAALVAYNAVANLWLLHPASCPIPPTPAPTEPPTCEPCYGKVSSAGADYDPIYALDLRLGRWDGSRSYKIFDNVAVGELYSEMSTNYHVCLATQSSIERLHELLRIAAHWTGPISVAVFVAGDEMRLLRAFTTWLYKCQPEIYSRLALHIIMPAEKPGFIDGSLPKWARDCDVIPLPHEERKAETVAWRARHPYPQNHMRNLARKNTHTSYVFLVDIDIVPSTGMAEALNQFLDSSPKCPLCAYVVPTYELDRRVAKFPANKSELVRLSRSKLAIPFHRKVFIYNQFASNFSRWEASGGNESELTHISHNVTNFELLYEPFYLASDTVPAHDERFLGYGFTRNSQVYEMFLIGYQFKVLSPIFTIHWGIQTRRNRPLWREKQNENNRKHFETFKKELFARYRKDPLHLLKRPQQAKKT; encoded by the exons ATGGGAATAAGAAATAAAGGG CGGGACTGGCGGTTCCAATGGAGCATGGTGATGATAGCGGCGGCCGCGCTGGTGGCATACAACGCGGTCGCCAACCTCTGGCTGCTGCACCCTGCTTCCTGCCCCATTCCCCCCACGCCTGCGCCGACCGAGCCGCCCACCTGCGAGCCCTGCTATGGCAAAGTCTCCAGCGCTGGCGCAGATTATGATCCCATTTATGCACTCGACTTAAGGTTAGGCAGGTGGGATGGCAGTCGATCATACAAGATATTCGACAATGTGGCAGTCGGGGAGCTGTACTCCGAGATGTCTACTAATTACCACGTTTGCCTTGCGACGCAGAGCTCTATAGAGAGGCTCCACGAGCTATTGAGGATTGCAGCGCACTGGACCGGACCTATATCAGTGGCAGTGTTTGTGGCCGGGGATGAAATGAGACTGCTCAGAGCTTTCACTACATGGTTGTATAAATGCCAACCAGAAATATATTCAAGACTAGCTTTACACATTATTATGCCTGCGGAAAAACCAGGGTTCATTGATGGGTCTCTGCCGAAATGGGCGAGGGATTGTGACGTCATTCCTCTACCGCACGAGGAACGTAAAGCCGAGACCGTGGCTTGGAGAGCGAGGCATCCGTACCCTCAGAATCACATGAGGAATTTAGCGAGGAAGAATACTCACACATCTTATGTTTTCTTAGTAGATATTGATATAGTACCTTCTACAGGGATGGCAGAAGCCTTAAATCAGTTTCTTGACAGCTCGCCCAAATGTCCGCTCTGTGCGTACGTGGTGCCTACGTATGAGTTGGACCGAAGAGTTGCCAAGTTTCCTGCTAATAAATCAGAGCTGGTGAGGCTCTCCAGAAGTAAACTGGCGATACCATTCCACAGaaaagtgtttatttataaccAGTTTGCTTCGAACTTTTCGAG gtGGGAAGCCAGTGGTGGTAACGAGAGTGAACTAACACACATCAGTCACAACGTGACGAACTTCGAGTTGCTGTATGAGCCATTCTACTTGGCTTCGGACACTGTACCCGCTCATGATGAGAGGTTCCTCGGCTACGGGTTCACAAGGAATTCACAG GTATACGAGATGTTCCTAATCGGGTATCAGTTCAAAGTGCTATCCCCGATCTTCACGATCCACTGGGGGATACAGACGAGAAGAAACCGCCCGTTGTGGCGGGAGAAGCAGAATGAGAACAATAGGAAACACTTTGAGACTTTCAAGAAGGAACTTTTCGCGCGGTATAGGAAAGACCCTCTGCATTTGCTTAAGAGGCCACAGCAGGCTAAAAAGACCTAG